The following are encoded in a window of Acidobacteriota bacterium genomic DNA:
- a CDS encoding methyltransferase domain-containing protein has protein sequence MTKWDERYQQGEHLNDKPHPLVVELAAKLKPGRVLDVACGVGRHALYLAERGWQVTAVDSSKVAIELLRERANKLGLQVDARVADLETGEFIIAPNQYDLIVNCCYLQRDLFAAIKAGTKIGGVVLVVIPMVDNDPAVKPMNPAFLLLPEELRAQFADWELLHDVEGKPVVGRRAMAEIVARRK, from the coding sequence ATGACGAAATGGGACGAGCGGTATCAACAGGGCGAGCATCTGAACGACAAACCGCATCCGCTGGTTGTCGAACTCGCCGCAAAGCTCAAGCCCGGACGAGTTCTGGATGTGGCGTGCGGTGTTGGCCGCCATGCGCTGTACCTGGCTGAGCGCGGCTGGCAAGTTACTGCGGTAGATTCTTCCAAAGTCGCCATTGAACTTTTGCGAGAACGCGCAAACAAACTCGGCCTTCAAGTTGACGCTCGCGTCGCCGATCTCGAAACCGGCGAATTTATCATCGCGCCAAATCAGTACGATTTGATCGTCAACTGCTGTTACCTCCAGCGCGATCTGTTTGCGGCGATCAAGGCCGGAACGAAAATCGGCGGCGTTGTTCTGGTGGTCATCCCAATGGTGGACAACGACCCGGCGGTGAAGCCGATGAATCCTGCTTTTCTGCTTCTACCCGAAGAATTGCGAGCGCAATTTGCTGATTGGGAATTGCTGCACGATGTTGAAGGCAAACCGGTCGTTGGTCGGCGGGCAATGGCGGAAATTGTGGCGAGGCGAAAATAG
- a CDS encoding DUF2911 domain-containing protein, translating to MNLKRVLAVVAVLCVLIVVTVAWQRQRLSPHETVEATIGGKKISITYGRPYLKGRKAVGGTLVPYGQVWRTGADEATVLKTDADLMIGSLSVPKGSYALFTLPSETGWKLIVNKTSDQWGAFNYDANQDLGRVDMKVGKTPSTVEQFTISLSSAGSGGVLKLEWENTSASVDVKVK from the coding sequence ATGAATTTGAAACGCGTTTTAGCAGTGGTGGCGGTATTGTGCGTGTTGATCGTAGTAACTGTCGCTTGGCAGCGTCAGCGCCTCAGTCCTCATGAAACTGTCGAAGCAACCATTGGCGGCAAGAAAATTTCGATTACTTACGGACGGCCTTACTTGAAAGGGCGCAAAGCCGTTGGCGGAACATTGGTCCCGTATGGACAAGTCTGGCGCACGGGCGCGGATGAAGCGACGGTGCTGAAAACCGACGCCGATTTGATGATCGGCAGTCTGTCGGTTCCGAAAGGCAGTTACGCGCTGTTCACGCTGCCGTCGGAAACCGGCTGGAAACTGATCGTCAACAAAACGTCCGATCAGTGGGGCGCATTCAATTACGACGCGAATCAAGACCTCGGTCGCGTGGATATGAAAGTCGGCAAAACGCCTTCGACGGTGGAACAATTCACCATTTCGCTGAGTTCTGCGGGATCAGGCGGCGTGCTGAAACTGGAATGGGAAAACACTTCGGCTTCGGTGGATGTGAAAGTAAAGTAG
- a CDS encoding MBL fold metallo-hydrolase → MNAPVTPVTPKDAAAMILLRDPDDPKVFWVKRARTLRFMGNFHAFPGGQRDAGDAEVPIENVPPSDDAMTAVMRVAAIREVFEETGVLIARGAETLSAERRAELRNELAADRISFKDLLAGEGLTLDAGLLRETPRWVTPASSPRRYDTRFFSSWLPENQETEIIPGELEEGEWLRPAEAVQKWIDGDCLIVTPITTVMHALAESVPGFAERLLNVPQSERDHWESRVEFRKGFFLCALRTPTIPPATHTNCYLVGGDEMVVIDPGSPYPDQQAVLDAAIERFLAEGRRMREIIITHLHPDHIGGVEHLARKFNLPVATHRLTAEAINGEVNVDRLIEDNDLIELNEQATGLTWRLRALWTPGHARGHLSFYEERTGTLLTGDCVVGFGTVVIAPPEGNLSEYMASLKRYLNLPKLTALMPGHGPVLADTRSKIEEYIAHRLAREEMIVNAMAEGARTPAEIVQAVYTDTPAAMHQLAELSVRAHLEKLIADGRVNVKAENEFALT, encoded by the coding sequence ATGAATGCACCGGTCACTCCAGTCACTCCCAAAGACGCGGCGGCGATGATTTTGCTGCGCGACCCTGATGATCCGAAAGTGTTTTGGGTCAAACGCGCGCGCACGCTCCGGTTTATGGGAAACTTTCACGCCTTTCCGGGCGGTCAACGAGATGCGGGCGACGCGGAAGTGCCGATTGAAAATGTTCCGCCTTCTGACGACGCAATGACCGCCGTGATGCGCGTTGCCGCGATTCGCGAAGTCTTTGAAGAAACCGGTGTGCTGATTGCGCGCGGAGCGGAAACGCTTTCGGCGGAACGCCGCGCCGAATTGCGTAACGAACTCGCCGCCGACCGCATCAGTTTCAAGGATTTGCTGGCAGGCGAGGGGTTGACGCTCGACGCCGGTTTGCTGCGGGAGACCCCGCGCTGGGTGACGCCCGCGTCTTCGCCGCGCAGGTACGACACGCGATTCTTTTCCTCCTGGTTGCCCGAAAACCAGGAAACCGAAATCATTCCCGGCGAATTGGAAGAAGGCGAGTGGTTGCGACCGGCAGAAGCCGTTCAAAAATGGATTGATGGCGACTGTTTGATCGTCACGCCCATCACGACGGTTATGCACGCGCTGGCGGAAAGCGTTCCCGGTTTTGCCGAACGGTTGTTGAACGTGCCGCAATCCGAACGCGACCATTGGGAAAGTCGCGTCGAATTCCGAAAAGGATTTTTCCTGTGCGCGTTGCGGACGCCGACGATTCCGCCCGCCACGCATACGAATTGTTATCTGGTTGGCGGCGATGAAATGGTTGTGATTGATCCAGGTTCGCCGTATCCCGATCAACAAGCGGTGTTGGACGCCGCGATTGAACGCTTTCTGGCCGAAGGTCGCCGGATGCGCGAAATCATCATCACGCATCTGCACCCGGATCATATCGGCGGTGTTGAGCATCTGGCCCGGAAATTCAATTTGCCGGTCGCGACGCACCGGTTGACCGCCGAAGCGATCAACGGCGAAGTGAACGTTGACCGTTTGATCGAAGACAATGATTTGATCGAGCTCAATGAACAAGCGACGGGGTTGACCTGGCGATTGCGCGCACTGTGGACGCCCGGACATGCGCGCGGCCACCTGAGTTTTTATGAAGAACGCACCGGCACGCTGTTGACCGGCGATTGTGTCGTCGGCTTCGGCACTGTCGTCATCGCGCCGCCGGAAGGAAACCTGAGCGAATACATGGCTTCGCTGAAGCGATACCTGAACTTGCCGAAGCTGACGGCGTTAATGCCCGGTCACGGCCCAGTGCTGGCCGATACGCGAAGCAAAATTGAAGAGTACATCGCGCATCGGCTGGCGCGTGAAGAAATGATTGTCAATGCAATGGCGGAAGGCGCGCGAACTCCAGCGGAGATCGTTCAAGCTGTGTACACTGACACGCCCGCGGCGATGCACCAACTGGCCGAGCTTTCCGTTCGCGCGCACCTGGAAAAGCTGATTGCTGATGGGCGCGTCAACGTAAAAGCCGAAAACGAATTTGCTCTGACGTAG
- a CDS encoding AAA family ATPase: MTTILIPFVTLLAGIALGFVVRQLWENRKADQANLPGQAGELGPLYKLAESLQTYFDQSAHPKDLLTHSEFERGVKLLLSDTYSTADLLKYVAGTNGVISCIALEALHRREKVEQDIYDPLINQLPNFGYWQLYFAFRALDKHSDRPLVAPVMARVNLGWRPPNGTQILREFIEARVATGEKPEFETDLNLLTEENQLENLESALREIGEPLTGRMLEQAQQSRLSQFLKGIGSIWGREEEQNRELLVEHDYLTELVNAVETSLKKQVPRSVLLVGESGVGKTVVVRALARKLQTEGWVIFEASANELMAGQIYIGELEGRIQTLLRQLSSQRKTIWFVPAFQDLLWAGQHKYQQAGVLDQIFSRVESGEIMLIGEIQPAAYERLLQAKPRVRTALETIRVNALNDEKTLALARQWVEHYSPSEDDPLISKQTLSEAFQLSKQFLGEKATPGNLLQFLLLTRQRMAALSPDGDFKITLDELLVTLSQLTGLPLSILDDRHGLDLDALREYFQSCVLGQPEAIDCLVERVAMIKAGVTDPKRPQGVFLFAGPTGTGKTEIAKTLARFLFGSEERMIRIDMSELQTGSGLGRIVGETEEIAGQTALVNQIRRQPFSVILLDEFEKADASVWDLFLQVFDDGRLTDRRGYTADFRHSIIILTSNLGAAIPHGMSVGFNSDSAGFSLAMVERTIGKTFRREFVNRLDRVVVFRPLNRGVMRDLLKKELRDVVHRRGLRNRDWAVEWDESAIEFLLDKGFTNDLGARPLKRAIERYLLSPLAMSIVNHQLPDGDQFLFVRSDGKEIQVEFIDPNPPEQTLPEITQTAEAECNLEELALDATGAPSEIEFLKDAFERLVDEVESEDWQEKKNSALMQTSAKGFWNSPSRFGVLGLVEYMDRIEVGLRSGDSLLRRILGSEPEKRKFFSADLIKRLAQQIYLLEIACDDLADNRPRDAFLQIEGGRDAGLDPAENDEFARRLIAMYEQWAAKRKMKLEIIEQTPGNDRQPMRWLATVSGYGAFSLLLPEAGFHILETPRKEGNFLRFKARVRVTAMPDEPTEAPDKLAKLARESFERVGDSKLVIVRRYREQPSPLVRDSIRNWRTGKLERVLGGDFDLIR, translated from the coding sequence ATGACTACTATTTTGATTCCATTTGTTACCTTGCTGGCAGGCATCGCGCTTGGATTTGTCGTCCGCCAGCTTTGGGAAAACCGAAAAGCCGACCAAGCCAATTTGCCCGGACAGGCTGGCGAATTGGGGCCGCTGTACAAACTCGCCGAATCGCTGCAAACCTATTTTGATCAAAGCGCGCATCCGAAAGATTTGCTGACGCATTCAGAATTCGAGCGCGGCGTAAAACTGCTATTGTCCGATACATACTCGACGGCTGATTTGCTGAAGTATGTCGCCGGAACCAACGGCGTCATCAGTTGCATTGCGCTGGAAGCATTGCACCGCCGCGAGAAAGTCGAACAAGACATTTACGATCCCCTGATCAACCAGCTTCCGAATTTCGGCTACTGGCAATTGTATTTTGCCTTTCGCGCGCTGGACAAACACTCCGACCGACCGCTGGTCGCTCCGGTGATGGCGCGCGTCAATTTGGGATGGCGACCTCCGAACGGCACGCAGATTCTGCGCGAATTCATCGAAGCTCGCGTTGCCACTGGCGAAAAACCGGAATTTGAAACCGACCTGAACCTGCTGACCGAAGAAAACCAGTTGGAAAATCTGGAATCGGCGCTGCGCGAAATCGGCGAGCCGCTGACCGGCAGGATGCTGGAACAGGCGCAGCAGTCCCGTCTGTCGCAATTCCTGAAAGGCATCGGAAGCATCTGGGGTCGCGAAGAAGAGCAAAATCGCGAATTGCTGGTCGAACACGATTACCTGACCGAACTGGTCAACGCGGTGGAAACTTCGCTGAAAAAACAGGTGCCGCGTTCGGTGTTGCTGGTTGGAGAATCCGGCGTCGGTAAAACGGTAGTGGTGCGCGCGCTCGCCCGGAAGTTGCAGACGGAAGGCTGGGTCATTTTCGAAGCCAGCGCCAACGAATTGATGGCCGGTCAGATTTATATCGGCGAACTGGAAGGCCGCATTCAAACGTTGCTGCGCCAGTTGAGCAGCCAGCGCAAAACCATCTGGTTCGTTCCGGCATTTCAGGATTTGCTGTGGGCCGGCCAGCACAAATATCAGCAAGCGGGCGTGCTGGATCAAATTTTTTCGCGCGTTGAAAGCGGCGAAATCATGTTGATCGGCGAAATCCAGCCTGCGGCTTATGAACGCCTGCTACAAGCGAAGCCACGTGTCCGAACGGCGCTGGAAACCATTCGCGTCAATGCGCTGAACGACGAAAAGACCTTGGCGCTGGCGCGCCAGTGGGTCGAACATTACAGCCCGTCAGAAGACGATCCGCTGATTTCCAAGCAAACCCTTTCCGAGGCCTTTCAGTTGTCGAAGCAGTTTCTGGGCGAAAAAGCTACGCCGGGCAATCTGCTGCAATTTCTGTTGCTGACACGTCAACGGATGGCGGCGCTTTCGCCGGATGGCGATTTCAAAATTACGCTCGACGAATTATTGGTGACGCTGTCGCAACTGACCGGTTTGCCGCTGAGCATTCTGGACGACCGGCACGGATTGGATTTGGATGCGTTGCGCGAATACTTTCAATCGTGCGTGCTCGGCCAACCCGAAGCGATAGATTGTCTGGTCGAACGCGTGGCGATGATCAAAGCGGGCGTCACCGATCCGAAACGTCCGCAAGGCGTGTTTCTATTTGCTGGTCCGACCGGAACCGGCAAAACCGAAATCGCAAAGACGCTGGCGCGCTTTTTGTTCGGTTCGGAAGAGCGAATGATTCGCATTGACATGAGCGAACTACAAACCGGCAGCGGGTTGGGGCGCATCGTCGGCGAAACCGAAGAAATCGCCGGACAAACCGCGCTGGTCAACCAGATCCGTCGCCAACCGTTTTCCGTCATCCTGCTGGACGAATTTGAAAAAGCCGATGCCAGCGTCTGGGATTTGTTTTTGCAGGTGTTCGACGATGGTCGCCTGACCGACCGCCGTGGCTACACGGCGGACTTTCGCCATTCGATCATCATTTTGACGTCCAATTTGGGCGCGGCGATTCCGCACGGGATGAGCGTTGGCTTCAATTCGGATTCGGCAGGCTTCAGCCTGGCGATGGTTGAACGAACAATCGGCAAAACCTTCCGTCGCGAATTCGTCAACCGCCTGGATCGCGTAGTTGTGTTCCGCCCTTTGAATCGAGGCGTCATGCGCGATTTGCTCAAAAAAGAATTGCGCGATGTGGTTCACCGCCGGGGGCTTCGCAACCGCGACTGGGCTGTCGAATGGGACGAATCGGCAATCGAGTTTTTGCTGGATAAAGGATTTACGAATGACCTGGGCGCGCGACCGCTGAAGCGCGCGATTGAACGATACCTGCTATCGCCGTTGGCGATGAGCATCGTCAATCATCAGCTTCCCGACGGCGATCAATTCCTGTTCGTGCGCAGCGACGGCAAGGAAATTCAAGTCGAATTCATTGACCCGAATCCACCCGAACAAACGTTGCCTGAAATCACCCAGACCGCAGAAGCCGAATGCAACTTGGAAGAACTCGCGTTGGATGCGACGGGAGCACCGTCTGAAATCGAATTTCTGAAAGACGCCTTCGAGCGGTTGGTGGATGAAGTCGAATCCGAGGACTGGCAGGAGAAAAAGAACTCCGCTTTGATGCAGACTTCGGCCAAGGGGTTTTGGAATTCGCCTTCGCGCTTTGGCGTGCTGGGGCTGGTCGAATACATGGATCGCATCGAGGTCGGCTTGCGCTCCGGCGATTCCCTGCTGCGCCGCATTCTGGGTTCGGAACCGGAAAAGCGAAAATTCTTTTCCGCGGATTTGATCAAACGGCTGGCACAGCAAATTTACCTGCTGGAAATCGCCTGCGACGATCTGGCGGACAATCGTCCGCGCGATGCGTTTCTGCAAATTGAAGGCGGAAGAGATGCCGGACTCGATCCGGCTGAAAACGATGAATTCGCGCGGCGGCTGATTGCGATGTACGAACAATGGGCGGCCAAACGAAAAATGAAGCTGGAAATCATCGAACAAACTCCGGGCAATGACCGCCAACCGATGCGCTGGTTGGCGACAGTTTCCGGCTACGGCGCGTTTTCGCTGCTGCTGCCCGAAGCCGGTTTTCACATCCTGGAAACGCCACGTAAGGAAGGAAATTTCTTGCGATTCAAAGCTCGCGTGCGCGTCACTGCCATGCCCGATGAACCAACCGAAGCGCCGGACAAGCTGGCCAAACTGGCGCGCGAATCCTTTGAGCGGGTCGGCGACAGCAAACTGGTCATCGTCCGCCGCTACCGCGAACAACCTTCGCCGCTGGTACGCGACAGCATCCGCAACTGGCGAACGGGCAAACTGGAGCGCGTGCTCGGCGGAGATTTTGACCTAATTCGATAG